In Pseudoalteromonas piratica, the following proteins share a genomic window:
- the maoP gene encoding DUF413 domain-containing protein, whose product MTNAIRAGRRKFYDDEHFSGGIERSGFFTISEADFLVEYGDTLNGLSSGSMQPETLVESEFVACMQSGIMSNSYEVKLWRKYLKAIHSVTHRASASSSRTEQKYSLESYDEA is encoded by the coding sequence ATGACAAATGCAATCCGTGCTGGTCGTCGAAAGTTTTATGATGATGAACATTTTTCAGGTGGTATAGAGCGTTCAGGCTTTTTTACTATTTCTGAAGCCGATTTCTTAGTGGAATATGGTGATACATTAAATGGCTTAAGTTCAGGAAGTATGCAACCTGAAACCTTAGTTGAGTCGGAGTTTGTTGCTTGCATGCAATCAGGAATAATGTCCAACAGTTACGAGGTAAAGCTATGGCGCAAATATTTAAAAGCCATCCATAGTGTTACTCATCGCGCAAGTGCCAGTAGTTCTCGCACAGAACAAAAGTATTCATTAGAGAGTTATGATGAAGCATAG
- a CDS encoding MAPEG family protein: MIYAMFAMVVLTFIVGIVAVVTRVKSVKNGSVKIKYYRTMGGQEVPEQLTKSTRCFNNMFEVPVLFYVVSTLFVILKTNNELALLLAWVFVGFRVAQAIVHLTYNNVLHRMLTFWGAVISVLSMWVILLIEIA; encoded by the coding sequence ATGATCTATGCAATGTTTGCCATGGTAGTGTTAACGTTTATTGTTGGGATTGTCGCGGTGGTTACCCGTGTAAAAAGCGTTAAAAACGGCAGTGTAAAAATTAAATACTACCGAACCATGGGTGGGCAAGAAGTACCTGAACAATTAACTAAATCAACACGTTGCTTTAACAATATGTTTGAGGTGCCGGTGTTATTTTATGTTGTTTCTACGCTCTTTGTCATACTCAAAACTAATAATGAATTAGCCTTACTACTTGCTTGGGTATTTGTTGGATTTAGAGTTGCCCAAGCGATTGTTCACCTAACATATAATAATGTACTTCACCGAATGTTAACGTTTTGGGGAGCTGTGATTTCAGTGCTGTCAATGTGGGTTATTTTACTGATTGAAATAGCATAA
- a CDS encoding capsular polysaccharide export protein, LipB/KpsS family has protein sequence MRILFISRNSSHAKYYRTLVSNLNLDAQLHVTGLPRWGAIKQLGQLSQFKHNEILENHLLRKKARHPKLFASNFVCNVFKAYLAVFESLRFLKFIDLLKAEQPDKVVVWNGKKLPNQTVVSAAECLSIPVMFFENGLVPNTTCLDPKGVNYLSSLPRTPDFYMQRELTGASLAAIEQAKSHKNRVADTPTESLPENYIFVPFQVPNDTQVVVHSPWIKSMEMLFEEVMKAVDALQNPNLKVVFKEHPNWPHKFTQLHQAHPKAVFANSVKASDLIKNAQATITINSTVGLETLQLGGKLITLGNACYALPEMVLSASSPVELKEQIEKIAAWQPNTVLIERFLDYVNGVYAIPQAWRRVDQRHIESVEKRLLEQDEFSVELNHQTA, from the coding sequence ATGCGTATTTTATTTATTTCTCGCAATAGCAGCCATGCGAAATATTATCGAACCTTAGTATCTAACTTAAATCTTGATGCACAGCTTCATGTTACTGGTTTACCAAGGTGGGGTGCGATAAAGCAATTGGGCCAATTGTCACAATTTAAGCATAATGAAATACTTGAAAATCATTTACTGAGAAAAAAAGCACGTCATCCAAAACTCTTCGCTTCTAACTTTGTATGTAATGTATTTAAAGCATATTTAGCGGTATTTGAGTCGCTGCGATTTTTAAAATTCATTGATCTCTTAAAAGCTGAACAACCGGATAAAGTGGTGGTTTGGAATGGTAAAAAGCTGCCAAATCAAACCGTGGTTTCAGCTGCCGAATGTTTGTCTATTCCGGTAATGTTCTTTGAAAATGGCTTAGTACCCAACACAACATGTTTAGACCCCAAAGGGGTTAATTATCTATCTAGTTTGCCAAGAACTCCTGACTTTTATATGCAGCGCGAATTAACGGGGGCGAGCTTAGCGGCTATCGAACAAGCTAAAAGTCATAAAAATCGCGTAGCCGATACACCCACAGAAAGCCTGCCTGAAAATTATATTTTTGTGCCCTTTCAAGTGCCTAACGATACTCAAGTGGTTGTTCACTCGCCCTGGATAAAGAGTATGGAAATGCTTTTTGAAGAGGTGATGAAAGCAGTTGATGCTTTGCAAAACCCGAATCTAAAAGTGGTATTTAAAGAGCACCCTAATTGGCCGCATAAGTTTACCCAGTTACATCAAGCGCACCCTAAAGCGGTATTTGCGAATAGTGTGAAAGCGAGCGACTTAATTAAAAATGCACAAGCAACGATTACCATTAATTCGACTGTTGGTCTCGAAACTCTACAGCTTGGCGGTAAGCTTATTACCTTAGGCAATGCGTGTTATGCACTGCCAGAAATGGTGTTGTCAGCAAGCTCGCCTGTCGAATTAAAGGAACAAATAGAAAAAATAGCTGCTTGGCAGCCAAACACAGTCTTAATTGAACGTTTTCTGGATTATGTAAACGGGGTTTACGCCATACCACAAGCGTGGCGTCGGGTTGACCAGCGCCATATTGAGTCGGTTGAAAAAAGGTTGTTAGAGCAAGATGAGTTTTCAGTAGAACTAAATCATCAAACAGCTTAA
- a CDS encoding porin — protein sequence MKKLSLVASALLVIFSQSASAELNISGYGSIIAGKTLGTVDDPLNPGQTRDEILTADFYDVGQYTNDLTFKAESIIAVQGIYKFNNKLSVTAQLVAKGVDDFNPEFDWYYVTYQANEDWTFMAGRRNIPMYYFSEYAEVGYAYPWMRPPSNLYWWQVTQFDGAHAMYSFELGDYSNTITAFYGNEYSDDNVEMLYYDKLYGGNARTVNEYWTDIAGFNWNMSGDFFDLRFVYFQNDRDRETIQQDGSISPYTPFSQQFIGFGGQVNISDFTILFDMNYVEYDDAVGTEFPTYLISVVYNIDEFQPYISYSKADHERANVPTEDLEEHYMLSYGLRYDFYSNVAFKIQYDTFVDQGHEPTGWAYHGDSRTISMGIDFVF from the coding sequence ATGAAAAAGCTTTCACTGGTCGCGTCGGCATTACTGGTTATCTTTTCACAATCAGCAAGTGCAGAACTAAATATAAGTGGATATGGTTCAATTATCGCAGGTAAAACCCTTGGTACAGTGGATGATCCACTGAACCCTGGACAAACCCGAGATGAGATTCTTACCGCCGATTTTTACGATGTAGGTCAGTATACAAATGACCTCACATTTAAAGCTGAATCAATTATAGCGGTGCAAGGTATCTACAAATTTAACAATAAGCTGTCGGTAACGGCACAGCTAGTAGCAAAAGGCGTGGATGACTTTAATCCAGAGTTTGATTGGTATTACGTTACTTATCAAGCTAACGAAGACTGGACTTTTATGGCTGGACGACGCAACATTCCGATGTACTACTTCTCAGAATATGCTGAGGTGGGGTATGCCTATCCTTGGATGCGTCCTCCTTCAAACCTATATTGGTGGCAAGTCACTCAATTTGATGGTGCACATGCCATGTATAGCTTTGAGCTCGGTGACTACTCAAACACCATAACCGCTTTTTATGGTAACGAATATTCAGACGATAATGTCGAAATGCTGTATTACGATAAGCTCTATGGTGGTAATGCACGGACAGTAAATGAGTACTGGACAGACATTGCTGGTTTTAATTGGAATATGTCGGGTGATTTTTTTGATTTGCGTTTTGTTTACTTCCAAAATGACAGAGATAGAGAAACCATTCAACAAGATGGCAGCATCAGTCCATACACACCATTCTCACAGCAGTTTATAGGCTTTGGCGGACAAGTGAATATAAGTGATTTCACCATTCTTTTTGATATGAACTATGTGGAATACGATGATGCTGTAGGAACAGAGTTCCCAACTTACTTAATCTCTGTCGTTTATAACATTGATGAATTTCAACCTTATATATCCTATTCAAAAGCCGATCATGAACGGGCAAATGTCCCTACAGAGGATTTAGAAGAACATTATATGTTGAGCTATGGTTTAAGGTATGACTTCTATTCTAACGTTGCGTTTAAAATCCAGTACGACACCTTTGTCGATCAAGGACATGAACCAACTGGCTGGGCCTATCATGGTGATTCCAGAACAATTAGTATGGGCATAGACTTTGTTTTCTAA
- a CDS encoding type 2 periplasmic-binding domain-containing protein produces the protein MLLPSPKKTWKVVCVVSTMALMNMSHAIADVAVVVHPTNDSSFDQGTIKKIFLGKTKSYTNGRSAILISANYSDPATEEFNSKVLGKSSSQVKAYWSKILFTGKGTPPQEMDSNAAVISSISSNPDAIGYLDASAVTDDVKVVATF, from the coding sequence ATGTTATTACCTTCTCCAAAGAAAACGTGGAAAGTTGTTTGTGTAGTATCCACAATGGCATTAATGAATATGTCTCATGCGATCGCTGATGTTGCGGTTGTTGTTCATCCAACCAATGATTCATCCTTTGATCAAGGTACAATCAAAAAAATCTTTTTAGGAAAAACAAAAAGTTATACTAATGGTCGTTCCGCGATTTTAATTAGTGCTAACTACAGTGATCCCGCTACTGAAGAATTTAATTCAAAAGTTTTGGGTAAATCGAGCAGCCAAGTAAAGGCTTATTGGTCAAAGATTTTATTTACAGGTAAAGGAACGCCCCCTCAGGAAATGGACTCAAATGCCGCCGTTATATCAAGCATCTCATCAAATCCAGATGCAATCGGCTATTTAGATGCAAGCGCTGTAACTGACGATGTAAAAGTCGTAGCTACATTTTGA